In Zea mays cultivar B73 chromosome 7, Zm-B73-REFERENCE-NAM-5.0, whole genome shotgun sequence, the following proteins share a genomic window:
- the LOC100383136 gene encoding tyrosyl-DNA phosphodiesterase 1 isoform X2, with the protein MASASRVRLGTLVPLTKDNAGSSNGSVSSIPIFQGPNVVGRDHLVVVDKRISRKHLSLHASTDGSIEVVVEGPNPIIVRSKGQRRKVCAKETAKIAHGDVLELIPGDYFVKYVDMGDEHVPMHLSDLMKGKRYSEEHGAAVKRIRQIMEDEALAKTLQESFAADDAAVSGMPSGQKISSHDSAGSSERNNDRTHSVGPLKDMLPLTFRLMHVQGLPSWTNTSSVTIQDVIQGEVLLAVLSNYMVDIDWLLTACPSLRKVPHVLVLHGQDGASLELMKKLKPANWILHRPPLPISFGTHHSKAMLLVYPQGIRIVVHTANLIHVDWNYKSQGLWMQDFPWKDTVDMNKKTAFENDLVDYLSALKWPEFRVNLPGVGDVNINAAFFRKFDYSNSMFSSLGSLDEKWMSEFACSLSAGKSDDGSQLGIGKPLIVWPTVEDVRCSIEGYAAGSCIPSPQKNVERDFLKKYWSRWKADHVGRCRAMPHIKTFTRYSGQNIAWFLLTSANLSKAAWGALQKNNTQLMIRSYELGVLFLPQTLQSVPQFSCTEKSRSIRDGVALGKTIKTKLVTLCWKGDEEDPSIVRLPVPYQLPPQPYGTQDVPWSWDRRYTKKDVYGSVWPRYG; encoded by the exons CGA GTGAGGCTTGGCACTCTAGTTCCCCTTACCAAGGACAATGCTGGCTCATCAAATGGATCTGTATCAAGCATTCCTATATTCCAGGGGCCCAATGTAGTCGGGAGGGATCATTTGGTTGTCGTCGACAAGAGGATCAGCCGCAAGCATCTGAGCCTCCACGCCTCTACTGATGGCTCCATTGAAGTAGTAGTG GAAGGTCCAAACCCTATAATTGTGCGATCGAAGGGACAGAGGAGGAAGGTTTGTGCTAAAGAGACAGCCAAGATTGCTCATGGTGATGTCCTAGAACTGATTCCTGGTGATTATTTCGTGAAGTACGTGGACATGGGTGATGAACATGTACCAATGCATTTGAGCGACTTAATGAAGGGTAAGAGGTATAGTGAGGAACATGGCGCAGCAGTCAAGAGGATTCGACAGATTATGGAAGATGAGGCTTTGGCAAAAACACTACAG GAAAGCTTTGCAGCAGATGATGCAGCTGTTTCTGGCATGCCTTCTGGCCAAAAAATAAGTTCACATGACAGTGCCGGTTCTTCCGAAAGAAATAATGACAGAACACACTCTGTTGGTCCTTTGAAAGATATGCTCCCTTTGACTTTTCGGCTCATGCATGTCCAAGGTCTTCCATCATGGACTAACACTTCATCAGTTACCATTCAAGATGTCATACAG GGTGAAGTACTGCTTGCTGTACTTTCAAATTACATGGTGGACATTGATTGGTTGCTTACTG CGTGCCCAAGTTTGAGGAAGGTTCCACATGTCCTGGTTCTACATGGGCAagatggtgcttcattagagcttatgaAG AAGCTGAAGCCTGCAAATTGGATCCTTCACAGGCCTCCACTCCCAATTTCATTTGGAACACACCATTCTAAGGCTATGTTGCTTGTGTATCCTCAAGGAATTCGAATTGTTGTGCACACAGCAAATTTGATACATGTTGACTGGAATTACAAAAGTCAGGGACTATGGATGCAAGATTTTCCCTGGAAAGACACAGTCGATATGAATAAAAAAACAGCCTTTGAGAATGATCTAGTTGATTATCTAAGTGCACTTAAG TGGCCTGAGTTCAGGGTGAATCTCCCAGGGGTTGGTGATGTCAACATCAATGCGGCATTCTTTAGGAAGTTTGACTATAGTAATTCAATG TTTTCTTCCCTGGGGTCACTTGATGAGAAATGGATGAGTGAATTTGCATGCTCGCTGTCAGCTGGTAAATCAGATGATGGATCACAGCTAGGAATCGGGAAACCACTGATTGTCTGGCCTACGGTGGAGGATGTTCGGTGCTCGATAGAG GGTTATGCAGCTGGTAGTTGCATTCCAAGTCCTCAAAAGAATGTTGAGAGAGACTTCTTGAAGAAATATTGGTCCAGGTGGAAAGCGGATCATGTAGGTCGTTG TCGGGCTATGCCTCACATAAAAACCTTTACTCGTTACAGTGGCCAAAACATTGC ATGGTTTCTGCTTACCTCAGCAAATTTAAGCAAAGCTGCTTGGGGCGCGCTACAGAAGAACAACACACAGCTAATGATACGTTCATATGAG CTAGGTGTATTGTTCTTGCCCCAAACACTCCAATCAGTACCACAATTTTCATGCACGGAAAAGAGCCGCTCAATCAGG GATGGCGTCGCCCTTGGCAAGACGATCAAGACCAAGCTGGTCACTCTTTGCTGGAAAGGTGACGAAGAGGATCCATCTATTGTGAGATTGCCTGTGCCATACCAGCTTCCTCCACAACCTTATGGCACACAAG ATGTCCCTTGGTCGTGGGATCGGAGGTACACAAAGAAGGATGTGTATGGTTCCGTCTGGCCACGATATGGCTAG
- the LOC100383136 gene encoding tyrosyl-DNA phosphodiesterase 1 isoform X1 has product MASASRVRLGTLVPLTKDNAGSSNGSVSSIPIFQGPNVVGRDHLVVVDKRISRKHLSLHASTDGSIEVVVEGPNPIIVRSKGQRRKVCAKETAKIAHGDVLELIPGDYFVKYVDMGDEHVPMHLSDLMKGKRYSEEHGAAVKRIRQIMEDEALAKTLQESFAADDAAVSGMPSGQKISSHDSAGSSERNNDRTHSVGPLKDMLPLTFRLMHVQGLPSWTNTSSVTIQDVIQGEVLLAVLSNYMVDIDWLLTACPSLRKVPHVLVLHGQDGASLELMKKLKPANWILHRPPLPISFGTHHSKAMLLVYPQGIRIVVHTANLIHVDWNYKSQGLWMQDFPWKDTVDMNKKTAFENDLVDYLSALKWPEFRVNLPGVGDVNINAAFFRKFDYSNSMVRLIGSVPGYHVGSNIRKWGHMKLRNVLDEIMFNKQFCKSPLIYQFSSLGSLDEKWMSEFACSLSAGKSDDGSQLGIGKPLIVWPTVEDVRCSIEGYAAGSCIPSPQKNVERDFLKKYWSRWKADHVGRCRAMPHIKTFTRYSGQNIAWFLLTSANLSKAAWGALQKNNTQLMIRSYELGVLFLPQTLQSVPQFSCTEKSRSIRDGVALGKTIKTKLVTLCWKGDEEDPSIVRLPVPYQLPPQPYGTQDVPWSWDRRYTKKDVYGSVWPRYG; this is encoded by the exons CGA GTGAGGCTTGGCACTCTAGTTCCCCTTACCAAGGACAATGCTGGCTCATCAAATGGATCTGTATCAAGCATTCCTATATTCCAGGGGCCCAATGTAGTCGGGAGGGATCATTTGGTTGTCGTCGACAAGAGGATCAGCCGCAAGCATCTGAGCCTCCACGCCTCTACTGATGGCTCCATTGAAGTAGTAGTG GAAGGTCCAAACCCTATAATTGTGCGATCGAAGGGACAGAGGAGGAAGGTTTGTGCTAAAGAGACAGCCAAGATTGCTCATGGTGATGTCCTAGAACTGATTCCTGGTGATTATTTCGTGAAGTACGTGGACATGGGTGATGAACATGTACCAATGCATTTGAGCGACTTAATGAAGGGTAAGAGGTATAGTGAGGAACATGGCGCAGCAGTCAAGAGGATTCGACAGATTATGGAAGATGAGGCTTTGGCAAAAACACTACAG GAAAGCTTTGCAGCAGATGATGCAGCTGTTTCTGGCATGCCTTCTGGCCAAAAAATAAGTTCACATGACAGTGCCGGTTCTTCCGAAAGAAATAATGACAGAACACACTCTGTTGGTCCTTTGAAAGATATGCTCCCTTTGACTTTTCGGCTCATGCATGTCCAAGGTCTTCCATCATGGACTAACACTTCATCAGTTACCATTCAAGATGTCATACAG GGTGAAGTACTGCTTGCTGTACTTTCAAATTACATGGTGGACATTGATTGGTTGCTTACTG CGTGCCCAAGTTTGAGGAAGGTTCCACATGTCCTGGTTCTACATGGGCAagatggtgcttcattagagcttatgaAG AAGCTGAAGCCTGCAAATTGGATCCTTCACAGGCCTCCACTCCCAATTTCATTTGGAACACACCATTCTAAGGCTATGTTGCTTGTGTATCCTCAAGGAATTCGAATTGTTGTGCACACAGCAAATTTGATACATGTTGACTGGAATTACAAAAGTCAGGGACTATGGATGCAAGATTTTCCCTGGAAAGACACAGTCGATATGAATAAAAAAACAGCCTTTGAGAATGATCTAGTTGATTATCTAAGTGCACTTAAG TGGCCTGAGTTCAGGGTGAATCTCCCAGGGGTTGGTGATGTCAACATCAATGCGGCATTCTTTAGGAAGTTTGACTATAGTAATTCAATG GTCAGGTTGATTGGATCGGTTCCTGGTTATCATGTGGGCTCCAATATTAGGAAGTGGGGCCATATGAAACTTAGGAATGTTCTGGATGAAATCATGTTCAATAAACAATTTTGCAAATCCCCTCTGATTTACCAG TTTTCTTCCCTGGGGTCACTTGATGAGAAATGGATGAGTGAATTTGCATGCTCGCTGTCAGCTGGTAAATCAGATGATGGATCACAGCTAGGAATCGGGAAACCACTGATTGTCTGGCCTACGGTGGAGGATGTTCGGTGCTCGATAGAG GGTTATGCAGCTGGTAGTTGCATTCCAAGTCCTCAAAAGAATGTTGAGAGAGACTTCTTGAAGAAATATTGGTCCAGGTGGAAAGCGGATCATGTAGGTCGTTG TCGGGCTATGCCTCACATAAAAACCTTTACTCGTTACAGTGGCCAAAACATTGC ATGGTTTCTGCTTACCTCAGCAAATTTAAGCAAAGCTGCTTGGGGCGCGCTACAGAAGAACAACACACAGCTAATGATACGTTCATATGAG CTAGGTGTATTGTTCTTGCCCCAAACACTCCAATCAGTACCACAATTTTCATGCACGGAAAAGAGCCGCTCAATCAGG GATGGCGTCGCCCTTGGCAAGACGATCAAGACCAAGCTGGTCACTCTTTGCTGGAAAGGTGACGAAGAGGATCCATCTATTGTGAGATTGCCTGTGCCATACCAGCTTCCTCCACAACCTTATGGCACACAAG ATGTCCCTTGGTCGTGGGATCGGAGGTACACAAAGAAGGATGTGTATGGTTCCGTCTGGCCACGATATGGCTAG